A section of the Pedobacter sp. HDW13 genome encodes:
- a CDS encoding phosphoadenosine phosphosulfate reductase family protein has translation MQTKFFLENGMINYDKYIVYFSGGKDCTAAFLRLLEMGIPKDKIELWHHNIDGEIGKDPKFMDWPVTPAYCQAFADAFGVKIYFSWKQGGFMREMLRNESLTAPTSFVTPDGEIITVGGVSGDPSTREKFPQVSADLSVRWCSAYLKIDVGACAIRNQKRFKNLNICTISGERAEESTARSKYADLEPDRSDLRNGKSFKRLVDRWRPVKGWTESQVWEIIKRHRVRVHPCYYLGWARCSCMFCIFGNANQFASAKEINPKGMLLVESFEKKFGVTIKRNMSINELRALGSPYKAITKELAMQAMSLTYDQQIIMPIDEIWKLPAGAFGESCGPT, from the coding sequence ATGCAAACAAAATTCTTTCTCGAAAACGGAATGATAAACTATGATAAATACATTGTTTATTTTTCTGGTGGTAAAGACTGTACAGCGGCTTTTTTGAGGCTCTTAGAAATGGGAATACCTAAGGATAAAATTGAGCTTTGGCATCATAATATTGACGGAGAGATAGGAAAAGATCCAAAATTCATGGACTGGCCTGTAACACCAGCGTATTGCCAGGCATTTGCGGATGCATTTGGAGTGAAAATTTACTTTTCTTGGAAGCAAGGAGGCTTTATGAGGGAGATGCTCAGAAATGAAAGCCTGACTGCTCCAACATCATTTGTAACTCCAGATGGTGAAATTATTACTGTTGGAGGGGTTTCTGGTGATCCGTCTACACGTGAAAAATTTCCACAAGTATCAGCGGATCTATCTGTGAGGTGGTGTTCTGCTTATTTAAAAATTGATGTTGGGGCTTGTGCTATAAGGAATCAAAAAAGGTTTAAAAACCTAAATATCTGTACCATATCTGGAGAGAGGGCTGAAGAAAGTACTGCGAGAAGCAAATATGCAGATTTAGAGCCTGACAGATCTGATTTACGTAATGGAAAATCATTTAAGAGACTAGTTGACCGCTGGAGGCCAGTAAAAGGATGGACTGAATCTCAAGTATGGGAAATAATAAAAAGGCACAGGGTTAGAGTTCATCCGTGTTACTATTTAGGATGGGCGCGATGCAGCTGTATGTTTTGCATTTTTGGTAATGCTAATCAGTTTGCTAGCGCTAAAGAAATAAATCCAAAAGGTATGCTTTTAGTTGAATCATTCGAAAAAAAGTTCGGAGTTACAATCAAGCGAAATATGAGCATAAATGAGTTAAGGGCTCTAGGATCTCCATACAAGGCAATCACGAAAGAATTGGCTATGCAAGCGATGTCATTAACTTACGATCAACAAATAATAATGCCCATAGATGAAATTTGGAAGCTGCCAGCTGGTGCTTTTGGAGAAAGTTGTGGGCCAACATAA
- a CDS encoding helix-turn-helix transcriptional regulator, with protein sequence MHPLEAYRLQNNLSQKELADLIEVDKGNLSKIISGKSGISADVSYRIKKALGLDIEPSNHKKTKQVPKPTANAKHLAEIHYPLEPNSESPYIDLGDGNYLMLVPLVQEYAYAGYLGNYQDVEYVEELPKHAINVFKHHRGLYRAFEVLGDSMDNGTSESILEGNIVTGSYLQRHHWTSKLHTHRVDNWIIVHKKLGIIVKRIHHKDIEQGIITIKSLNPNKDLYPDEDLLLDDVKELYSVINISKPTRRNAR encoded by the coding sequence ATGCACCCCCTTGAAGCATACAGACTCCAAAACAATCTCTCACAGAAAGAGTTAGCTGATTTGATCGAGGTTGATAAAGGCAACCTAAGTAAAATTATATCCGGCAAAAGCGGAATTAGTGCAGATGTCTCATACAGAATAAAGAAAGCTTTAGGCTTAGATATCGAACCGAGCAATCACAAAAAAACGAAACAAGTACCAAAACCAACGGCTAACGCCAAACATTTAGCGGAAATCCATTACCCATTAGAGCCAAATAGCGAATCTCCTTACATCGATCTAGGAGATGGAAATTACTTAATGCTTGTTCCTTTAGTTCAAGAATATGCCTACGCTGGCTACCTGGGTAATTATCAAGATGTAGAATACGTGGAAGAATTACCAAAGCATGCAATTAACGTTTTCAAACACCATAGAGGACTATATAGGGCGTTTGAAGTATTAGGAGACAGTATGGACAATGGAACGTCCGAAAGCATATTAGAGGGAAATATTGTAACTGGCAGCTATTTACAACGCCATCATTGGACAAGCAAACTCCATACTCACAGAGTTGACAATTGGATAATCGTACACAAAAAGTTAGGCATAATAGTAAAACGAATCCATCATAAAGATATTGAACAAGGTATCATAACTATAAAATCTTTAAATCCGAACAAAGATCTCTATCCGGATGAAGATCTCTTACTGGATGACGTAAAGGAATTGTATAGCGTTATTAACATATCTAAACCCACACGGAGAAATGCCAGATAA
- a CDS encoding helix-turn-helix domain-containing protein → MKGLAIIEAEELDGLKKSIENLEQLVIKMADKVKQSDPLMDSIEVQQYLKKGSTWVDNNKHKIGCSKVGGEWRFRKSVVDAYVQSTFHKDR, encoded by the coding sequence ATGAAAGGACTTGCAATAATTGAAGCGGAAGAGCTAGACGGCCTAAAAAAATCGATTGAAAATCTGGAGCAGTTGGTAATCAAAATGGCAGATAAAGTCAAGCAGTCTGATCCTTTGATGGACTCAATAGAAGTTCAGCAATATCTCAAAAAAGGGAGTACCTGGGTCGACAATAATAAGCATAAAATAGGATGCAGTAAGGTAGGTGGTGAGTGGAGATTTAGAAAGAGTGTGGTAGATGCCTATGTGCAATCTACTTTCCATAAAGACAGATAA
- a CDS encoding recombination protein NinG has translation MNAKETQKYQKKPVPALIKLATEYFNRYVRNRDAVNGRVKCISCSTLVPLLGVHAGHYRASTFAATRFDERNVNGQCARCNTHLHGNLIDYRINLIDKIGLEEVEDIEMISRMPSKWDRFDLIDIIIKYKAKCKEFE, from the coding sequence ATGAATGCTAAAGAGACCCAGAAGTATCAGAAAAAGCCTGTACCAGCGCTGATTAAGTTAGCCACAGAGTATTTTAATCGTTATGTGAGAAATAGGGATGCCGTTAATGGCCGCGTCAAATGTATTTCGTGTTCAACGCTTGTTCCTTTGTTAGGAGTTCATGCTGGGCACTACAGAGCGTCTACATTTGCTGCAACTAGATTTGATGAAAGAAATGTTAATGGACAATGTGCGCGTTGTAACACACATTTGCACGGCAATCTTATTGATTATAGGATTAACCTTATTGATAAAATTGGGCTGGAAGAGGTTGAGGATATTGAAATGATCTCTCGAATGCCTAGTAAATGGGATCGCTTTGATCTGATCGATATTATTATCAAGTATAAGGCAAAGTGTAAGGAGTTCGAATAG
- a CDS encoding helix-turn-helix transcriptional regulator — protein sequence MPDKNQGIRLKEVRKKLKISSTDFAAEFNIQQSYVSRMENGLVEIPASLLSDLYKKYKALPHYICNGLGKEFENKEDNKTVTDISAMKADILALKAKVDYLTKKL from the coding sequence ATGCCAGATAAAAATCAAGGAATCCGACTAAAGGAGGTTAGAAAAAAACTTAAAATCAGCAGCACTGATTTTGCTGCCGAGTTCAACATTCAGCAGTCCTATGTTAGCAGAATGGAAAACGGATTAGTTGAAATTCCAGCCTCCCTACTTTCCGACTTATACAAGAAGTATAAAGCCTTACCGCATTACATTTGCAATGGCTTAGGGAAGGAATTTGAAAACAAGGAAGACAATAAAACAGTAACGGATATATCGGCCATGAAAGCGGATATTCTAGCATTAAAGGCTAAAGTAGATTACTTGACAAAGAAGCTATAA
- a CDS encoding type II toxin-antitoxin system HicA family toxin has translation MKSSELHRLIGRNGWKYLKAEGSHYIYEKDGRKYPVPYHGAKEVGKGLETKIKKEMGLK, from the coding sequence ATGAAGAGTTCAGAGTTACACCGTTTAATAGGCCGAAACGGTTGGAAGTATTTAAAGGCTGAGGGTAGTCACTACATCTATGAGAAAGATGGCAGGAAATACCCAGTACCATACCACGGAGCAAAAGAAGTTGGTAAGGGACTAGAAACAAAGATTAAGAAAGAGATGGGGCTTAAATAG
- a CDS encoding type II toxin-antitoxin system HicB family antitoxin: MKTVKIVIEKSSDMYSAYAENVEGIYGGGDTPAEARESILEAIRITKEINDPKDIPSILKGDYTLVYGFDVRSLLEYYKGIFTNSALERITGINQKQLQHYASGLKKPRIEQKRKIEEGLHRIAAELQTVTL, from the coding sequence ATGAAAACTGTGAAAATTGTAATCGAAAAATCCTCAGATATGTATTCGGCATACGCTGAAAATGTAGAGGGCATTTATGGCGGTGGAGATACCCCAGCTGAAGCGAGAGAGTCCATACTTGAAGCGATTAGAATAACCAAAGAGATCAATGATCCTAAAGACATTCCATCGATACTAAAGGGAGACTATACTTTAGTTTACGGATTTGACGTTAGAAGTTTGTTAGAATACTATAAGGGGATTTTTACAAATTCAGCTTTAGAACGCATTACAGGGATCAACCAGAAGCAATTACAACACTATGCGTCTGGTTTAAAAAAGCCTAGAATTGAGCAAAAGAGAAAAATTGAAGAGGGTTTGCATAGAATTGCAGCAGAACTACAAACTGTTACCCTATAA
- a CDS encoding DUF6291 domain-containing protein, whose translation MKTYNYYNQTILMAENKRSFLLYADLLHTVKKMPLEQVGKLLIVMLEYVNDLDPVINDLMIELVFEPIKQQMKRDLVKWEAIKEKRSNAGKASAESKKAQKELQQMSTNSTLVDTCQHEPTKSTVNDTVIDTVNDTVINDIIKTSVVPTESIDPQKFIDAFNDIAGRKFRVTQKIKDSLKARLKDYTKKEIFKAMKNAHKDPYHKENNFQYLTPEFILRPDKIERFLNYDPAKDKSAPNLFYQTTN comes from the coding sequence ATGAAAACCTACAATTATTATAACCAAACAATTCTAATGGCAGAAAATAAAAGATCCTTTCTACTTTATGCCGACCTTTTACATACAGTTAAGAAAATGCCGCTTGAACAGGTTGGCAAGCTTTTGATTGTTATGCTGGAGTATGTAAATGACTTAGATCCCGTCATAAATGACCTGATGATTGAGCTTGTGTTTGAGCCAATAAAGCAGCAAATGAAGCGAGATTTAGTTAAGTGGGAAGCGATAAAAGAGAAGCGCTCAAATGCTGGTAAGGCTTCAGCTGAGAGCAAGAAAGCGCAAAAAGAACTCCAACAAATGTCAACAAATTCAACACTTGTTGACACGTGTCAACACGAGCCAACAAAATCAACTGTAAATGATACTGTTATTGATACTGTAAATGATACTGTAATTAATGATATTATTAAAACCTCAGTTGTACCAACTGAGTCGATAGATCCTCAGAAATTTATTGATGCTTTTAACGATATAGCTGGTAGAAAGTTTAGAGTAACTCAAAAAATAAAAGACTCACTAAAAGCCAGGTTAAAAGACTATACCAAAAAGGAAATCTTTAAAGCAATGAAAAACGCCCATAAAGATCCCTATCATAAAGAGAACAATTTTCAATACCTAACTCCGGAATTTATACTAAGGCCGGATAAGATTGAGAGGTTTTTAAATTATGATCCTGCAAAAGACAAAAGCGCACCTAATTTATTTTACCAAACAACTAACTAA
- a CDS encoding DNA cytosine methyltransferase, translating to MVSNSYIPTAKGYFSGCGGAEIGMMQAGVNIIQSLDLDQDATECMSLNKHYFNHSVLQEDICVKRVCDQPDSDIIIGTYPCTKYSTIADIHGTRTGDDLFLHFFRHIAIKKPEMYVVENVPGMKKFDVVMEAMTKLPDYYVNVFCPVEATNWLPQKRNRLILIGTRKPFYIFHPAQIGSRPKIKDLIESNPVYDMPDYVVSRINGKYRDRPIIVDPNIINAVAPTCVAHYAKDLGTRMVVTNDNEYGLRPFSIREYARLQGFPDDFIFPDKRSSYKLIGNAVPVPMGRWIGEQAMRYFN from the coding sequence ATGGTGAGCAATAGTTACATTCCAACAGCAAAGGGATATTTTTCTGGTTGTGGTGGTGCTGAAATCGGGATGATGCAGGCTGGAGTAAATATAATTCAGTCCTTAGATTTAGATCAGGATGCAACTGAATGCATGTCATTGAATAAGCACTATTTCAATCATAGTGTTTTACAGGAGGATATATGCGTTAAGCGTGTATGCGATCAGCCTGACTCTGACATTATCATTGGCACTTACCCGTGCACAAAGTATTCAACGATTGCCGATATTCACGGCACAAGAACCGGAGATGATCTGTTTCTGCATTTCTTTAGGCATATAGCTATTAAAAAGCCTGAGATGTACGTTGTTGAGAATGTGCCAGGGATGAAAAAGTTTGACGTGGTTATGGAGGCAATGACTAAGTTGCCAGATTACTATGTTAACGTATTTTGCCCTGTAGAGGCTACCAATTGGCTACCTCAAAAGAGAAACAGATTAATATTGATCGGAACTCGAAAACCGTTTTATATATTCCATCCTGCACAGATTGGATCTAGGCCAAAGATTAAGGATCTAATTGAGTCTAATCCGGTTTATGATATGCCTGATTATGTAGTGTCTCGAATTAACGGAAAATATCGGGATAGGCCTATAATTGTTGATCCAAACATTATTAATGCAGTAGCGCCTACGTGTGTAGCGCATTACGCTAAGGATCTGGGAACTCGTATGGTAGTTACGAATGATAACGAATACGGCTTAAGGCCTTTTTCAATTAGAGAGTATGCCAGATTACAGGGCTTTCCAGATGATTTTATTTTTCCAGACAAACGGAGCTCTTACAAACTCATCGGTAATGCCGTGCCCGTTCCTATGGGTAGATGGATAGGCGAGCAGGCAATGAGATACTTTAATTAA
- a CDS encoding ERF family protein, with product MESLSIYEKIDLVKAKVGKLTKDTTNPFHKSKYADINQLIELTDPLLREQGLMCLQPVLDGNLVTQIIDVKSGNMITSSLEIPKILDPQKIGGAITYFRRYTLKSLLNLQEEDDDGNKASGREKEPQADKDNRPWLNQKQFNQALIRIKNKEEGVYEKINKAFRIKSEYRDKLKAA from the coding sequence ATGGAAAGCCTAAGTATATACGAGAAAATTGATCTCGTGAAAGCTAAAGTAGGAAAGCTGACCAAAGACACGACTAACCCTTTCCATAAATCTAAGTATGCTGATATAAATCAGCTCATAGAGTTAACAGATCCGTTATTAAGGGAGCAGGGGTTGATGTGCCTGCAACCTGTTTTGGACGGCAATCTGGTGACTCAGATCATAGATGTTAAATCTGGAAATATGATAACGTCATCGCTTGAGATCCCAAAAATATTAGATCCCCAAAAGATCGGTGGTGCAATAACCTATTTCCGGAGGTACACTTTAAAATCGTTGCTTAATCTGCAAGAAGAGGATGACGATGGCAATAAGGCTTCTGGCAGAGAGAAAGAGCCGCAAGCAGATAAAGATAATAGGCCGTGGTTAAATCAGAAGCAGTTTAACCAGGCGCTGATAAGAATTAAAAATAAAGAAGAGGGAGTTTATGAAAAAATCAACAAAGCTTTCAGAATCAAAAGCGAATATAGAGATAAGCTCAAAGCAGCCTGA
- a CDS encoding dUTP diphosphatase, with amino-acid sequence MFPRSSIYKFHQTLTNSVGVIDSGYRGEVSAIMLANIPNAQYKIGERAAQLVILPYPEIELIEADELSETERGDGGFGSSGK; translated from the coding sequence ATATTTCCCAGATCCAGTATATATAAATTTCATCAAACGTTAACAAATTCTGTTGGTGTTATTGATAGCGGCTATCGCGGTGAGGTTAGTGCTATTATGCTGGCTAATATCCCTAATGCTCAGTACAAAATCGGGGAAAGGGCGGCTCAGTTAGTTATTTTGCCTTATCCGGAGATTGAACTGATTGAGGCCGATGAGCTATCTGAAACGGAGAGAGGTGATGGAGGTTTTGGATCTAGTGGTAAATAA
- a CDS encoding DUF1367 family protein, which translates to MKLSLVKQLNNTFKVAFDSDYEKLQKIKPNEMVECEITKPRNYKFHKKFFALINLVFDNQEIYQHLDDLRHDLIVESGYFESRPNLYGEEIKKPKSISFAKMDEYEFNELYSAVLDTIIKHFNFDRQDIIDNVEQFF; encoded by the coding sequence ATGAAATTATCCTTAGTTAAACAGTTAAATAACACTTTTAAGGTTGCTTTTGACTCGGATTACGAGAAGCTTCAAAAGATCAAACCTAACGAAATGGTTGAGTGCGAAATCACAAAGCCGAGGAACTATAAGTTTCACAAAAAATTCTTTGCCCTAATCAATCTAGTTTTCGACAATCAGGAGATTTACCAGCATTTAGATGACCTCAGGCACGACTTGATCGTCGAGTCTGGTTACTTCGAAAGTAGGCCAAATCTTTACGGAGAAGAGATTAAAAAACCCAAAAGCATATCATTTGCTAAAATGGATGAATATGAATTTAATGAGCTGTATTCTGCTGTCTTAGACACCATTATAAAGCACTTTAATTTCGATAGGCAGGATATAATAGACAACGTAGAACAATTTTTTTAA